From a single Rhinolophus ferrumequinum isolate MPI-CBG mRhiFer1 chromosome 15, mRhiFer1_v1.p, whole genome shotgun sequence genomic region:
- the IRX6 gene encoding iroquois-class homeodomain protein IRX-6 isoform X1, whose amino-acid sequence MSFPHFGHPYGSASQFLVSASSSATCCESAPRSVPDVAPGSTPAAALCCAPYDSRLLGAARPELGAALGIYGAPYAAAAAAQSYPGYLPYSPEPPALYGALNPQYEFKEAAGNFTPGLAQPGAYYPYEPTLGQYHYDRYGAVELSGAGRRKNATRETTSTLKAWLNEHRKNPYPTKGEKIMLAIITKMTLTQVSTWFANARRRLKKENKMTWAPKNKGGEERKVEGGAEETQGCLNGDTKDIATSQEARGLRLSDLEDLEEEEEEEEAEEEAAVIATDRLAEFQEDAQWLSAPCAAARGGRLERRECGLAESRFSFNEPRGSGEAEYFRAEPGGPTLTVHYPGSEKPRIWSLAHTAAASAVEGAPSSPPKPRSPECHLISRQPSGTGRRPAVPRDSACEESSRIAKAFGNPTFALQGLPLNCAPQCPRRREPAVQCQYRSGAEAG is encoded by the exons ATGTCTTTCCCGCACTTTGGACACCCGTATGGCAGCGCTTCCCAG TTTCTGGTGTCTGCAAGTTCAAGCGCCACTTGCTGTGAATCCGCCCCGCGCTCGGTCCCAGATGTGGCCCCAGGCTCCACCCCGGCGGCCGCTCTCTGCTGCGCACCCTACGATAGCCGGCTGTTGGGCGCTGCGCGGCCCGAGCTGGGCGCGGCCTTGGGCATCTATGGAGCCCCCTACGCGGCCGCTGCAGCTGCCCAGAGCTACCCCGGGTACCTGCCCTACAGCCCGGAGCCTCCCGCGCTGTACGGGGCGCTG aATCCACAGTATGAATTCAAGGAGGCTGCAGGAAATTTTACACCTGGTCTGGCGCAACCAGGAGCCTATTATCCCTATGAGCCGACTTTGGGGCAGTATCACTACGACCG GTACGGAGCTGTGGAGTTGAGTGGCGCCGGGCGCCGGAAGAACGCCACGCGAGAGACCACCAGCACGCTGAAAGCCTGGCTCAACGAGCACCGCAAGAACCCCTACCCCACCAAGGGCGAGAAGATCATGCTGGCCATTATCACCAAGATGACCCTCACCCAGGTGTCCACCTGGTTCGCCAACGCGCGCCGGCGCCTCAAGAAGGAGAACAAGATGACCTGGGCGCCCAAGAACAAAggcggggaggagaggaaggtggAGGGTGGAGCAGAGGAAACGCAGGGCTGCCTAAACGGTGACACCAAAG ACATTGCTACTAGCCAGGAAGCTCGGGGGCTCCGTCTGAGTGACCTGGAAGacctggaggaagaggaggaggaggaggaggctgaagAAGAGGCAGCGGTCATAGCTACGGACAGGCTGGCTGAGTTCCAGGAGGACGCGCAGTGGCTGTCAGCACCATGCGCTGCAGCTCGAGGGGGCCGTCTGGAGCGCAGGGAGTGCGGCCTGGCGGAGTCCCGCTTCTCATTCAATGAGCCTCGGGGATCCGGAGAAGCTGAATACTTCCGGGCGGAGCCAGGGGGCCCCACATTGACCGTGCACTACCCAGGCAGTGAGAAACCGCGCATCTGGTCTCTGGCGCACACTGCGGCAGCCAGCGCTGTGGAAGGTGCACCTTCATCCCCGCCCAAGCCACGAAGTCCGGAGTGCCATCTCATTTCCCGACAGCCTTCAGGCACTGGCAGGCGACCCGCGGTCCCCAGAGACTCCGCGTGTGAGGAGTCTTCCCGCATAGCCAAAGCCTTTGGAAACCCCACGTTTGCCCTGCAGGGGCTGCCCCTGAACTGTGCGCCGCAGTGCCCGAGGCGGAGGGAGCCTGCAGTGCAGTGCCAGTACCGGTCCGGAGCAGAAG CAGGTTAG
- the IRX6 gene encoding iroquois-class homeodomain protein IRX-6 isoform X2, which yields MSFPHFGHPYGSASQFLVSASSSATCCESAPRSVPDVAPGSTPAAALCCAPYDSRLLGAARPELGAALGIYGAPYAAAAAAQSYPGYLPYSPEPPALYGALNPQYEFKEAAGNFTPGLAQPGAYYPYEPTLGQYHYDRYGAVELSGAGRRKNATRETTSTLKAWLNEHRKNPYPTKGEKIMLAIITKMTLTQVSTWFANARRRLKKENKMTWAPKNKGGEERKVEGGAEETQGCLNGDTKDIATSQEARGLRLSDLEDLEEEEEEEEAEEEAAVIATDRLAEFQEDAQWLSAPCAAARGGRLERRECGLAESRFSFNEPRGSGEAEYFRAEPGGPTLTVHYPGSEKPRIWSLAHTAAASAVEGAPSSPPKPRSPECHLISRQPSGTGRRPAVPRDSACEESSRIAKAFGNPTFALQGLPLNCAPQCPRRREPAVQCQYRSGAEG from the exons ATGTCTTTCCCGCACTTTGGACACCCGTATGGCAGCGCTTCCCAG TTTCTGGTGTCTGCAAGTTCAAGCGCCACTTGCTGTGAATCCGCCCCGCGCTCGGTCCCAGATGTGGCCCCAGGCTCCACCCCGGCGGCCGCTCTCTGCTGCGCACCCTACGATAGCCGGCTGTTGGGCGCTGCGCGGCCCGAGCTGGGCGCGGCCTTGGGCATCTATGGAGCCCCCTACGCGGCCGCTGCAGCTGCCCAGAGCTACCCCGGGTACCTGCCCTACAGCCCGGAGCCTCCCGCGCTGTACGGGGCGCTG aATCCACAGTATGAATTCAAGGAGGCTGCAGGAAATTTTACACCTGGTCTGGCGCAACCAGGAGCCTATTATCCCTATGAGCCGACTTTGGGGCAGTATCACTACGACCG GTACGGAGCTGTGGAGTTGAGTGGCGCCGGGCGCCGGAAGAACGCCACGCGAGAGACCACCAGCACGCTGAAAGCCTGGCTCAACGAGCACCGCAAGAACCCCTACCCCACCAAGGGCGAGAAGATCATGCTGGCCATTATCACCAAGATGACCCTCACCCAGGTGTCCACCTGGTTCGCCAACGCGCGCCGGCGCCTCAAGAAGGAGAACAAGATGACCTGGGCGCCCAAGAACAAAggcggggaggagaggaaggtggAGGGTGGAGCAGAGGAAACGCAGGGCTGCCTAAACGGTGACACCAAAG ACATTGCTACTAGCCAGGAAGCTCGGGGGCTCCGTCTGAGTGACCTGGAAGacctggaggaagaggaggaggaggaggaggctgaagAAGAGGCAGCGGTCATAGCTACGGACAGGCTGGCTGAGTTCCAGGAGGACGCGCAGTGGCTGTCAGCACCATGCGCTGCAGCTCGAGGGGGCCGTCTGGAGCGCAGGGAGTGCGGCCTGGCGGAGTCCCGCTTCTCATTCAATGAGCCTCGGGGATCCGGAGAAGCTGAATACTTCCGGGCGGAGCCAGGGGGCCCCACATTGACCGTGCACTACCCAGGCAGTGAGAAACCGCGCATCTGGTCTCTGGCGCACACTGCGGCAGCCAGCGCTGTGGAAGGTGCACCTTCATCCCCGCCCAAGCCACGAAGTCCGGAGTGCCATCTCATTTCCCGACAGCCTTCAGGCACTGGCAGGCGACCCGCGGTCCCCAGAGACTCCGCGTGTGAGGAGTCTTCCCGCATAGCCAAAGCCTTTGGAAACCCCACGTTTGCCCTGCAGGGGCTGCCCCTGAACTGTGCGCCGCAGTGCCCGAGGCGGAGGGAGCCTGCAGTGCAGTGCCAGTACCGGTCCGGAGCAGAAG GTTAG